DNA from Fibrobacter sp.:
GAACTTGAAATGATTGAAGATTCCCTTTATCACCTTGAATTTATCCACGCACTCTATCTTCTCCGCTGGGACATCACTGACACAAACAAGCAGTATATCCCGATCCACACAGATACATTATCTCTTCTTCCACCTCTGGTTATTAAGCAGTATGGCCGTTTTTCCTTTTCACCTGATGGCAAGTGGCTTGTTTTCGGTCATGAGGACATGGCCACAGATCAATACGGTAATCTCGGCCCTGGCGGTAGACGGCAGCCATTCTTTGTCGCTCTTCCGGTTGACGAAAACAATCCCTTCTTTTTTGGTGAACCGGTATTTATGGGAAGAACCTTTAATAAATATAATGATGTTACTGCAACAGCATGGACTACAGATCCCATATCATTTGTTGCAGCAGATGGGGAATGCTTGTACAAATGGGATCTCGGTAAACTGCATGAAGCAAGGACAGTTACCACACCAGACACACTGTTCCCGCTGGAGTGATCAGTATTTATCACTGCCTCTCCCCATTTATCCCCCTTATTAAGGGGGCGCTTCCAGCGGGGGTTCTTCCTCTCAACATCAGGACTGGATTCCCGTTTTTCGCGGGAATGGCGGAGAGGTGAGGGGGGTGGCAAGAAACCAATACCACCACTTCTACCAAAGTCAATCCACCAGAAAGTGAGCAGTATACGCATTTTTACCCGATTTACACCTGAGAAGATACATTCCCGGAGTCAATCTCGAAGTGTTCAGTGTGAAACTGCTGCCAGGATTGGTTTTCAAATGAACCATTCTCCCGGAAAAATCATAAATCGCCACCTCTGAAATTTCAAATACCTCTTTCAGATCGATCGTCACGACATTTTCAACTACTCTTATTTTGAAGTTCTTTCTCCCCTCAGACTTCTTTTTTCCCGAAATCGCTGAAGTACCCATCTTGCTTGTATCCGCCGGATCAGTCTTGGATACTATATAGCCCAGTGCACCTACGAGTCCGGCATTATAGTCGATTCCACCTTCGGTTTGAGTATACTTATCTACAGCCTCCTGGAAGTTTCTTGAATTTTCCCTGGTGAAACCCACCAGGTAGCCGAATTGACGGTTGCGTTCAGGAATTCCGGTCAGAGTTTCCATGTCATTATTATCATTGAGGTAAACATTTCTGTGATGCGGCCACTGAGGCGACTTTGTACATCCGGAACAGAAACCAACTATAAAGGAGTTTTCGGCATCATTACTGCCCATTATATAATCGACCTGATTAAAGATAAACTGATCATAATCGGCTGTATTTTTAGCTTTGGAATAGAGGGCGGCAATAAAAGCCTGATTTGCAGGGTATCGCAGAAATCCCCAGCCGTCACCCAGAGTACTGAGTCCCGCTTCACCGGTTCCTGCATCTTTGTATTTATCAACATACCATGACTTAAGATTAGTCATCGCTTCCTCATCCCTGAGTGTAGTTCCCAGACAGTAAAGTGCCACATCATCACAGTTATTGTAGCAGAAGGTGTAATAATGATTCCCTGCTGATGATTTGTTGTTTTCCGCTGCAGCGCGGTACTGCTGCTCACCTGTTGATGCGTATAGTTCTGCTGCTGCTGTTACAAAATCCGCTGTCGGGTTGGGCTTTGATCCATAATAGCCGCCCGATCCGGTTGACTGTCCTTTGTGAGACTCTGCGTAAGAGAATGCATAACGGGCGTGCTGGAGGCAGAGATCAGCGTACTCCGGGTCATACTTCCGGTAAATCCTGGACATTACTGAAAGGGTTGCAGATGCAAATGCCGGCATCGCCCCGTCGTTGGGATTTTTTGTAATCGGCCTAGGTTCTCCCCCCTCCTCTACCGGAAGAGTAGACATTTTACCTGCTGTCACCCACTGCTTATGGTCGAAATCTCCATTCCCCTTCTGTGAATAAAACGTGCTGGAGTTGGGAGTAGCCTTTATTATCCAGTCGGTGGCGTATTTCAGTTCCTCAAGCAGGTCCGGGATACCATTGGGAGTACCGCCGGATATATCCCAGTTTCCACTCTGCATGTAGTCTGAATAATCACGGCCATTGTAGAGGTCATGAAATCCGGTGGGAAATGATTCATAAGCTTTAGCCAGAACATAGGCGGAGTAAAAGAAGGTTTGTCCGAAGAGTACATGATCGCCGCAGTCAAACCATCCCCCTTCCAGGTTGCAGGATCCATCCGCATCCCTTGTAAAACTGGTTCTGTATTCGGGGTTTGGGTGTTCCATGATAAGCCAGTTGGGTCCGATACCGGAGCGCTGGGCACCGTAGAAGCGGGTAGTCATCCAGAGGGCTTTTTTGTAATCTTCCGGGGAAAAATCGCCCGCAGCAAAAAGCGGGGAAGAAAAGAGGAGGGATGATAAACAGAGTGCTGAAAAGAACCTTGGACCCATGGATTCTCCTTTAGCGCTTAAACTTGGTATCACATATTTCCGGCTATAAGATACATAGTACCTGAAAAACTGTCGAGGGTTTTTTATTTCTGGGAAACACTTTCCCATTACATTACTATTCTGTTCGGGGTCGGTATCGGTATCGGAATTAGAATCGATCCATTATCGCAACCAGCGTCGATCGCGGCCCGTTCGTCGTCGTTCCTCCCTGGTATGTCGCTTGTATTCCTGCCCGTGATGGTCTTATTACATGAATAATGATTCGTTACCTTCAACAGTGGTTTTAGGGGCCCGTAACACGGCCCCTACAATTTTCTAATACTTTAATATTCAATATCCAAACAGAGTCCCGTTTTCACTTACCGCATACACCGATTTTTTATCTGCCGCAACGATAATCTCCCTTATCGGCAATTCGTTTCCGTTACGGTCCTTAAAAACTTCCTTATTACATCTTGCAAAGCAATCATTGGTGAAATAGACCGTTCCTGAGGGATCGATTATCCAGCCGCATCTGGAATCGAGCATAAAAATGCGGTTTGGTATCACAGGTAATTGTACTCTGGTAAGACTGATACTTTTTTCAAGACCATTTTTGCACATGTAAAGCCCATTTATTCCGGCAGTACTATCGATCACGTAAAGAGTATCTCCGTTGTCCTTGTCAGACTCTATCTCAAACCCAAAGCGCATAGAGCTTACCCTATCCCAGTAATAGGAAGACGATGGGCTTTTCCGATAACAGCCGCTGTCGGTTGCGGCAAAAAGAATCCCTCTGCCCGCTACCTCCAGGTCCCTTACAATAGGTCCATATTTGCCTATTGCTGTGTCACAGTCAAAACTGATGCAGGGGATAAGCCTCTTTAAGTCACCATCATAGAACAACTGGTAATCACCTGTGTAGCCCCCAAAATATACCCCCTCATTTATGGGGTCAACTGTATAAGTCCTTATAACCAGACCTTCGTCAAAGTAATTAACCGTATCTTTAATTTTTGTATCATAGCAAGTGTTATAGGACCATCCCCTGTAACTCCCGCATACATATATTCTACCATTTGCAAGGGGAACAGCGATTCTGGGAATGTAGAAACCCTCACCGAATTTGAATTCCGGATTCGCCGGAAATGTCTTCCCTCCATCTTCAGACCTGTACATCACTACCCCTCCATACTGATACATATAATAAACCACTGTTGAATCCAGTGCAGTTACCAGGTCGTTTACTTTATTCAGCCCGTCACACCTGTATTCCCAGACATGAGCAGAAATTTCCGGCCTCCATCTATACTCTACCGAATCCTCACCATCACTGACTCTCAGTAGTATATCCAGAGTATCACCTTCGGTAAACTTGCTCCGATCGATAAACCAGCTTAGCTTTTTTGATATACCATCATAACTTATTCCCTTCGGGGGATCGATCAGCTTTACTGCCACATCATCACTGTCCGGATCCTCAGTATTAACAGTAACCCAGCCACTCCTGCCTGTCTGCAATGCCTCTGATGGGAGGTCTTTAAGTGATGGCTTTCTGTTGGTGTTCCTGACCTCAATACTTATGGCAGATTCAACAGTATTGATCGAATCTGTAAGACTGAGTAACAGAACAAGATTCAGGGTGCTGTTTTGTTTAACAACACTATAATCGGGATCAAATACCAGGTAACTCTTTCCATCCTCCTCTGCTAAATCTATCCAGGCAGGTTGAGGGTCAGGAGCTTTAATGGAAATTTTTGGCTTTTCTCCCTCCGGATCCTCTGCCAGAAGCGCGATTTTCCTTTCTGTTCCTTCTGATATCAAAAGACTTTCGGGCAGGGAGATGAATGAAGGAGGCAGATTGGAATCAGCTACGGAGATTACTATCTGCAGCAGTGATGAATCGGGGGGATCATGGCTGTCTGTTACATAAACCGAACAGGTGACACTTCCGTTGTCATCACTGCCCGGGACCCAGAACCACGATGAGTCCGATTTGTTAATTTTTCCCATGGAAGCTCTGAAAGTGACCTTGTCTCCATCGGGATCTCCCTTGAATACACTGGAAAGTGAGTACCTCAGGGTATCCAGTTCTTTTCCCTCAAGAACAACTCTGGACTTTTTCCAAAGCGGTGCGGCATTGGAATCTCCAACAGAAATAAAGAAAGGAAAACTGTCACATAATGCCTCTTCATCATCATTGCAGGCGATACAGAGAAGCGGTCCGATTGTAAGTTTTTTTGAACTGCCGGTAAAATCGAACGGTGGGGTCCAGGTAAATCTTCTCTCCAGGCTGTCTGAATCAAATTCACATCCATCGATATTATCGGGACACAGAATTTTCACACTGATAAAATCATTGCTGTCACGGCTCTGCACATCCACATCTATAATAAGCTCCTCCCCCTCTCTTGCTTTCAGGGTATCCTTTTTCTCTTCCAGACCACTTATGCTGATTTCAGGAGGCAGCTTGGAATCAGCTACGGAGATTACTATCTGCAGCAGTGATGAATCGGGGGGATCATAGCTGTCGATTACATAAACCGAACAGATGACGCTTCCATTGTCATCACGGCCCGGGACCCAGAACCACGATGAGTCCGATTTGTTAATTTTTCCCATGGAAGCTCTGAAAGTGACCTTGTCTCCATCGGGATCTCCCTTAAATGCATCAGAAAGTGAGTACCTCAGTGTATCCAGTTCTTTTCCATCAAGAACAACCCTGGACTTTTTCCAGAGCGGAGCGGCATTGGAATCACTGACTGATATAAAGAAAGGAAAGCTGTCACACAATGGCTCTGTATCATCATTGCAGGCAATGCAGAAGAAGGGTCCGATAGTGATTTTTTCTGAACCATAGGTAAAATCAAATGATGGGGTCCAGGTAAATCTTCTCTCCGAGCTGTCTGAAATAAATTCACATCCCTCGATATCATCGGGAAATAGAAATTTCACACTAATCGAATCGCTGCTGTCCGGACTCTGCACATCCACATCTATAATAAGCTTCTCCCCCTCTTTTACATTAAGGGTATCTTTCTTCTCTTCCAGACCACTTATGCTGATTACAGGAGACTGATCGCCCAGTATCAGAATGGTTGCGGTTTTCCTTAAATCAGGAGCCCCATCCCTGAACACAATCATCTCCACTCCCCTCTCCCCCGCATCTTTAAACTCAAGTGATATCTCTATTTTCGATTTCAGTTGTTTGCTTTCTGATATGATGATTGTGGTTTCAGGAAGATTGTTTCTGGTTATTTTGATTGCCAGTGAGTCCAGAAATTCCGGAATGAGAGGTGTAATCTCCAGAACCAGGGCTTTTCCGGCAGAATCTGTTACTGTGGAACCGTTTTCTCCGGATGAGTTTACAATTGTTATCTCCACGCCCGAATTTGCCGGATTATTGAAGGGGTCCACAGGTGAATCACAGAAAAGGAAAGAGAGAAATGGAAAGAGAAAAGCAGAAAAAAGTAGCCGTCTCATACACTTCTCCAGTTCTGTTGAAAGTTAAGCGGAATTTTTAATCAAATGCGAGAAAAAAAGATGGGAGAGTAAAACAAAGGAGAAATATAAGATTGGGCTCTAAAGTAAACAAGAGGGAATTTTTCTTGCCTGATATTTATAAAAATTTTACAGATCGTGAAGTTCATCCGTTTCTCAGTCTTTTCCTGCCCCCTGAATCCCCCAAAGGGGACTTTAAGAGAGAAAGTGTGTACTGAGTCTGAGATTACTATGCTATTATGGCTATTATTTCTATGTTCAAATAATCATTAATCATCTTAATCAGGTTAATCATAGTTCAAGACATTTCTTAATCAGATTAATCAACGGTCATGGTCACAATATTTAGCCTCTTTGATATCTGTGTCGTTTAAAGAGCTTGAGAAGTGCATTACACAATGGGAGTCGGGGCAGTGTGGAAGTCCCCAGGTGTGGCCGATCTCATGCATGGCCTCCTTCAGGAGTCGTTCTCTTAAGAGGCCTGGGTTTTCCGGAAAGCCATAGAAGGATTGTCTGAGCCGTTTTGTGGCGACGATAGCTTCATGGCCCTTGAGAACAGCTTGTCCGAGGATAAAACCGAGGTTGCCGGTATAGCAGTCTTGATCGATCAATCCCAGAAGAGTTCCTCGGATTGAGTGCTGCTTTTCCCTCAGGAAAGCAAGGAGAGCATCCCCGAAATACTGCTCTCTGCGTCTTTCAAAGGCAAACCCTGGATTTTCCTGAAATGGTCCTGCAGAGACTTTCACACCGATTCTGGATGGAAGTTCAACCACGAGCCATTGAAGAAGTTCCTCATCAAAGGGCTTGAATGGAATAAGAGTGACCGGAGATTTGACAATTTTGCTGCCCATGTGTTCTCCTTTTCCAAATTTTAGCAAAGATCCTGCCGTGAAAATCGATTTATGGATTTCTTTTTGCAGGTAAAAAGAACAGGGTGTCTTTATGCCTGGAGGAAATAATGCGGCAGGGTGACAAAATACCATTTACGGCGGCATTAATGCCGCCTCCAGCCAAATCAAGCCCGGTAAAACCGGGCTTCCAAGAAGAGAGGCCTCGGGATCTGGAGGCGCACGGAGATATGTTTCCGGTAAGCCGTTATTAAACAGTCGATGGGAACAGAGGTAAGCAGATGGAGAGATCAGGACACAGGATCAGAAGAAGCGGTTTTCTGCAAAGCGAGATAGAGGCTGCTTTTACAGAGTTGATCCACACCCGGTGGAGTGTTGTGGAACCATCATGGAACCCGGCTATTGACATATACGATATCGGGGAAGCTTTTGTGGTGGTGGCGGATCTCCCTGGAATAAGCCGCGCGCATGTACAGATGGATATCCATGAGAATTCGGTTACTTTCTGCGGGACACGGCAGACAATGTTTTCTGTCAATAAAGGACAAAGCCTTGTGACAGAGAGGGCCAGGGGACGATTCTGCCGCACAGTCAAACTTCCCGGCCCCGTTGATCCCGACAGAGCAGTGGTCAGTTTTGAAGATGGAGTTTACAGAATAGAACTTCCCAAGAAAAGGCTCCTGAAAAGCGGGGGGAAAAGATGACAGATTTTCAGAAAAGATTTGAACTCAGTCCGCAGGACGCGGAACCATCGATACAGTATGACCGGCTTGACTTCAGCAGTACCGATGAGCTGGAGCCTCTGGACGAGATAGTGGGACAGCCAAGGGCTGTGAGAGCTTTGGAACTTGGGCTTGGAATAGATGCCTCCGGGTACAATATCTATATGTCAGGGATGAGTGGTATGGGGAAGAAGGCGATGGTGAAAAAGCTTCTCTTAGACAAAGCTGAGAAAAGTCCCGTCCCCCCTGACTGGATCTATGTCAACAATTTCAAGCAGGAGGACCGTCCCCTGGCCATCTCCATCGAGCCCGGAAAAGGGAAAGAACTGAAGAAGGATATGGAGGAGCTTGTATCAAGGCTCAAAGAGGATGTACCCAGGGCCTTTCAACAGGAAGATTTCAGTAAAGAGAAGATGCGTCTGACCGAACAGTACGAATACATGGGCAAGGAGGCTTTCGAAAAACTGGACCGCATGGCCATGGAAAAAAATCTCTTTCTGCAGGAAACCCCCGATGGGCGTATTGTGCTTATACCCAAAAAGGGTGATCGCCCCATGAGCGCCGAAGAATTCGAGGCACTCTCTCAGCAGGAAAAAGATGACCTCTCCAATGACCAGCAGGATGTAAGCAGGATGGTGGCTGAGGTGATAAACCGCCAGAGGGAGATCGGGCAGAAGCTCAGGGATGAGGTACGAAAGATCGAGCGTGATTTCGCCTCACGCCTGATCAGTCCGGCAATCGATGAGATAATCAACAAGTACCAAAATGAAAAGCTGCAAAAATGGCTCGCAAGCATAAAGGAACACATGATAGAGAACCTCAACCGGTTCCGCACCCGGGAGTCGGGTCAGCAGCAGGCTCTGGCATCACTTATCGGCGCTGTACCCCCCGATGATTCCTTCAGTGATTACGCTATCAACGTTGTCGTTGACAACAGCGAACTGAAGGGGGCTCCTGTAATAATCGAGGAATCGCCAAACTACAAAAATCTTTTCG
Protein-coding regions in this window:
- a CDS encoding T9SS type A sorting domain-containing protein, encoding MGPRFFSALCLSSLLFSSPLFAAGDFSPEDYKKALWMTTRFYGAQRSGIGPNWLIMEHPNPEYRTSFTRDADGSCNLEGGWFDCGDHVLFGQTFFYSAYVLAKAYESFPTGFHDLYNGRDYSDYMQSGNWDISGGTPNGIPDLLEELKYATDWIIKATPNSSTFYSQKGNGDFDHKQWVTAGKMSTLPVEEGGEPRPITKNPNDGAMPAFASATLSVMSRIYRKYDPEYADLCLQHARYAFSYAESHKGQSTGSGGYYGSKPNPTADFVTAAAELYASTGEQQYRAAAENNKSSAGNHYYTFCYNNCDDVALYCLGTTLRDEEAMTNLKSWYVDKYKDAGTGEAGLSTLGDGWGFLRYPANQAFIAALYSKAKNTADYDQFIFNQVDYIMGSNDAENSFIVGFCSGCTKSPQWPHHRNVYLNDNNDMETLTGIPERNRQFGYLVGFTRENSRNFQEAVDKYTQTEGGIDYNAGLVGALGYIVSKTDPADTSKMGTSAISGKKKSEGRKNFKIRVVENVVTIDLKEVFEISEVAIYDFSGRMVHLKTNPGSSFTLNTSRLTPGMYLLRCKSGKNAYTAHFLVD
- a CDS encoding archaemetzincin family Zn-dependent metalloprotease, which encodes MGSKIVKSPVTLIPFKPFDEELLQWLVVELPSRIGVKVSAGPFQENPGFAFERRREQYFGDALLAFLREKQHSIRGTLLGLIDQDCYTGNLGFILGQAVLKGHEAIVATKRLRQSFYGFPENPGLLRERLLKEAMHEIGHTWGLPHCPDSHCVMHFSSSLNDTDIKEAKYCDHDR
- a CDS encoding Hsp20/alpha crystallin family protein, with amino-acid sequence MERSGHRIRRSGFLQSEIEAAFTELIHTRWSVVEPSWNPAIDIYDIGEAFVVVADLPGISRAHVQMDIHENSVTFCGTRQTMFSVNKGQSLVTERARGRFCRTVKLPGPVDPDRAVVSFEDGVYRIELPKKRLLKSGGKR